A single window of Schistosoma mansoni strain Puerto Rico chromosome 7, complete genome DNA harbors:
- a CDS encoding putative coatomer delta subunit, whose product LGGGQGGLKSIDQFVNRLKAEGEVVNEDVMKLVSGSGGADNLMSTNSTALTQKSHVKKENLHLRIEEKLIVQAGRDGGLESMELQGTMFAQAITNEACEAKIQVDTSICTNPPNEHRPPVQLQTHPNIDKKTFTSTGWIQIKPGGKPFPNGQEVGILRWRFQTSDEAALPITVNCWPNEIPGGFEVNVEYELQDPILELENLVMSIPLPPSTKPPLIGNCDGEYEVSPRKNQLDWRIPIVNNENSSGSLEFTLKTERGAQAEQFFPLKLNFGSNKSYCGIQIIEATVSNQDTPINFSFESNFHTEKYEIS is encoded by the exons CTTGGTGGTGGACAGGGTGGTTTAAAAAGCATTGATCAGTTTGTAAATCGTCTAAAAGCTGAAGGTGAAGTGGTCAATGAAGATGTTATGAAATTAGTTAGCGGATCAGGCGGAGCAGATAACTTAATGAGTACTAATTCAACTGCTTTAACTCAAAAATCACATGTTAAGAAAGAAAA TCTGCATTTACGAATTGAAGAGAAGTTAATCGTTCAAGCTGGTCGTGATGGTGGTTTAGAAAGTATGGAGTTGCAAGGTACAATGTTTGCGCAAGCTATCACAAATGAAGCTTGTGAAGCGAAAATCCAAGTGGATACAAGTATATGTACAAATCCACCCAATGAACATCGCCCACCTGTTCAACTTCAAACACATCCTAATATTGATAAGAAAACTTTCACG TCCACTGGTTGGATTCAAATCAAACCAGGAGGTAAACCATTTCCAAATGGTCAAGAAGTTGGTATTTTACGATGGAGATTTCAAACTTCCGATGAAGCTGCTCTTCCTATAACTG TTAATTGTTGGCCAAATGAAATACCCGGTGGCTTTGAAGTAAATGTTGAATATGAATTACAAGATCCAATATTAGAATTGGAGAATCTAGTTATGTCAATACCTTTGCC TCCTTCAACTAAACCTCCGTTAATTGGTAATTGTGATGGAGAATATGAAGTTAGTCCACGTAAAAACCAATTAGACTGGCGTATACCCATAGTTAACAATGAAAATTCATCTGGTTCCCTTGAGTTCACATTAAAAACAGAACGTGGTGCACAAGCAGAACAATTTTTCCCGTTGAAATTAAACTTTGGATCAAATAAATCATACTGTGGAATTCAG ataATAGAAGCTACTGTGAGCAATCAGGATACCCCAATTAACTTTTCATTTGAATCCAATTTTCATACGGAAAAATACGAAATTAGTTAA